One Streptomyces sp. V4I8 genomic window carries:
- a CDS encoding amidohydrolase family protein — protein sequence MPHRILLRAGHVLSMDPDIGDLPQGDVLIEDGKITAVRPEISADAEVLDMTGRIVIPGFVDTHRHTWEAPIRNVAPDATLDDYFVDVLDTFAPLYTPEDVYAGNLAGSLECLNAGITTLVDWSHINNTPAHPDAAIQGLTESGIRAQYAYGSANTSLADYWFESKITIPGDDVRRIRSTYFSSDDGLLTMGLATRGPGFCTDDVVTAEWALARDLGIPITVHVAMGRLAGRFGMVKQLHGLGLLGSDTTYVHCCYFSDEEWQMVADSGGTVSIAPQVELQMGHGWPPVMKAIEYGLRPSLSIDVVTTVPGDMFTQIRAAFGAERARVNADCWKANLPVPETMLTARQMLEIATRNGAHVAGVGDRTGSLTPGKRADVVAIDATALNVAPVHDAAAAVTLSADVSNVDTVIVDGVIRKRDGRLLADPDRARRLVQESRDRLLAAKEARSAA from the coding sequence ATGCCCCATCGGATACTCCTGCGCGCAGGACACGTGCTGTCGATGGACCCCGACATCGGGGACCTCCCGCAAGGAGACGTCCTGATCGAGGACGGGAAGATCACGGCGGTGCGGCCGGAGATCAGCGCCGACGCGGAAGTGCTCGACATGACCGGCCGGATCGTGATCCCCGGCTTCGTGGACACCCACCGCCACACCTGGGAGGCGCCGATCCGCAACGTCGCCCCCGACGCCACCCTTGACGACTACTTCGTCGACGTCCTCGACACCTTCGCACCGCTCTACACTCCCGAGGACGTGTACGCGGGCAACCTCGCGGGATCCCTGGAGTGCCTGAACGCCGGCATCACGACCCTCGTCGACTGGTCGCACATCAACAACACGCCCGCCCACCCGGACGCCGCGATCCAGGGGCTCACGGAGTCCGGCATCCGCGCCCAGTACGCGTACGGCAGCGCCAACACCTCGCTCGCCGACTACTGGTTCGAGAGCAAGATCACGATCCCGGGCGACGACGTACGGCGGATCCGCAGCACCTACTTCTCCTCCGACGACGGCCTGCTGACCATGGGCCTGGCCACCCGCGGCCCCGGTTTCTGCACCGACGACGTCGTCACCGCCGAGTGGGCCCTCGCCCGCGACCTGGGCATCCCGATCACCGTGCACGTGGCGATGGGCCGCCTGGCGGGCCGCTTCGGCATGGTCAAACAGCTCCACGGCCTGGGACTCCTGGGCTCCGACACGACCTACGTCCACTGCTGCTACTTCAGCGATGAGGAGTGGCAGATGGTGGCCGACAGCGGCGGTACGGTCTCGATCGCCCCGCAGGTCGAGCTGCAGATGGGGCACGGCTGGCCACCCGTGATGAAGGCCATCGAGTACGGGCTGCGGCCCTCGCTCAGCATCGACGTCGTCACCACCGTGCCCGGCGACATGTTCACCCAGATCCGCGCGGCCTTCGGCGCCGAGCGCGCCCGCGTGAACGCCGACTGCTGGAAGGCCAACCTGCCGGTCCCCGAAACGATGTTGACGGCACGTCAGATGCTGGAGATCGCGACGCGCAACGGTGCCCATGTCGCGGGCGTCGGGGACCGCACCGGCTCCCTGACCCCCGGCAAGCGCGCCGACGTCGTCGCGATCGACGCCACCGCGCTGAACGTCGCCCCCGTGCACGACGCGGCAGCCGCCGTGACCCTGTCGGCGGACGTCTCCAACGTCGACACCGTCATCGTCGACGGCGTGATCCGCAAGCGCGACGGCAGGCTGCTGGCCGACCCCGACCGGGCCCGGCGCCTGGTGCAGGAGTCCCGCGACCGGCTCCTGGCCGCGAAGGAGGCGAGGAGCGCGGCATGA
- a CDS encoding cupin domain-containing protein, with protein sequence MTRHLVRRAVDVPEPPYDELGYRRRTLVGEDDGSAHTGFGLCGIRPDGRVAAHVHSYEESFHVLYGAVILDVPEGSYLLEEGDYGLLPTGVPHAWRGAGDIAGRWADMLAPVPRARYGYDTQAVPALPERDPVRIDARDPRTRSFGHFEPAQMDPGKQSQDLLAVSASMRTALLVYSGITVKMMVDSDLGAVASTMFMVQYAPDGVAGTHDHPFEETYLFLEGEADAVFDGERYRLGPGDCAWAGAGCVHGFANAGRGPLRWLETQAPQPPPRHSYRFTRDWEYLKEALES encoded by the coding sequence ATGACCCGACACCTGGTGCGCCGCGCCGTCGACGTCCCGGAGCCGCCGTACGACGAACTCGGTTACCGGCGGCGGACGTTGGTCGGCGAGGACGACGGCAGTGCGCACACCGGCTTCGGCCTGTGCGGGATACGGCCCGACGGCCGGGTCGCGGCCCATGTGCACTCGTACGAGGAGAGCTTCCATGTGCTCTACGGGGCCGTGATCCTCGACGTGCCCGAAGGGTCGTACCTTCTCGAAGAGGGCGACTACGGCCTCCTCCCGACCGGCGTCCCGCACGCCTGGCGCGGCGCCGGGGACATCGCCGGCCGCTGGGCCGACATGCTCGCCCCCGTGCCGCGGGCCCGCTACGGGTACGACACCCAGGCGGTGCCCGCGCTGCCCGAACGCGACCCCGTCCGCATCGACGCCCGCGACCCGCGCACCCGGTCGTTCGGCCACTTCGAGCCCGCGCAGATGGATCCCGGCAAGCAGTCGCAGGACCTGCTCGCGGTGTCGGCGAGCATGCGGACCGCGCTGCTCGTGTACAGCGGGATCACCGTGAAGATGATGGTCGACAGCGACCTCGGCGCGGTCGCCTCGACCATGTTCATGGTGCAGTACGCGCCGGACGGCGTCGCCGGCACGCACGACCATCCCTTCGAGGAGACGTACCTGTTCCTCGAAGGGGAGGCGGACGCGGTGTTCGACGGCGAGCGGTACCGGCTGGGTCCCGGCGACTGCGCCTGGGCGGGCGCCGGCTGCGTGCACGGCTTCGCCAACGCCGGTCGGGGACCGCTGCGTTGGCTGGAGACACAGGCGCCGCAGCCGCCGCCGCGCCACTCCTACCGGTTCACGCGGGACTGGGAGTACCTGAAGGAGGCCCTGGAATCATGA
- a CDS encoding SDR family oxidoreductase: protein MSSVLVVGGTSGIGLEFARMRAGRGDEVVLTGRDGHRADTLAKEFGARGIGVDLARPREIGVALAGVGRLDHLVLAGVSRDDNKVTEYDIDAALQLVTLKLVGYTEVVHTLTSRLHDDSAIVLFGGQAKERPYPGATTVATVNAGVGGLVNTLAVELAPIRVNAVHPGVVGDSPYWREKPEKVLAALRTETPTGRLATMADVVDAVDFLLRNGSVNAVELSVDGGWLLG from the coding sequence ATGAGCAGCGTCCTTGTTGTGGGAGGTACGTCCGGAATCGGCCTGGAGTTCGCCCGGATGAGGGCCGGGCGCGGCGACGAGGTCGTCCTGACCGGCCGCGACGGCCACCGCGCCGACACCCTCGCCAAGGAGTTCGGTGCCCGCGGAATCGGGGTCGACCTCGCGCGGCCGAGGGAGATCGGCGTCGCGCTGGCCGGCGTCGGTCGCCTCGACCACCTCGTGCTCGCGGGCGTCTCCCGCGACGACAACAAGGTCACCGAGTACGACATCGACGCCGCCCTGCAGCTCGTCACCCTGAAACTCGTCGGCTACACCGAGGTCGTGCACACCCTGACGTCCCGGCTGCACGACGACAGCGCGATCGTGCTCTTCGGCGGGCAGGCCAAGGAGCGCCCCTACCCGGGCGCGACGACGGTCGCGACGGTCAACGCCGGCGTGGGCGGACTGGTGAACACCCTCGCCGTCGAACTCGCCCCGATCCGGGTGAACGCCGTCCACCCGGGCGTCGTCGGTGACAGCCCCTACTGGCGGGAAAAGCCGGAGAAGGTACTCGCCGCCCTGCGCACCGAGACCCCCACCGGGCGGCTCGCCACCATGGCCGACGTGGTCGACGCCGTGGACTTCCTGCTGCGCAACGGGTCGGTCAACGCGGTCGAACTGAGCGTGGACGGAGGGTGGTTGCTCGGCTGA
- a CDS encoding SAM-dependent methyltransferase gives MTGTESAMSRIDTSRPHPARVYDWFLGGKDNYPVDEELGRRIAAMQGDAPRHARANRRFMERATRAVVRESGIRQFLDVGSGIPTEPNLHQIAQSVVPDARVVYVDNDPIVLAHAEALLRGNPEGVTTYVQADAREPERILEQAASVLDFDRPVALSLIALLHFIADGDGAHRLVDTLVGALAPGSCLVLSAMTADFDPDNVRRGIEAYTASGVTLVARSHAEVGRLFGGLELLEPGIVSLSDWRPTAGEDAENAEKEPVSLYGAVGFKR, from the coding sequence GTGACGGGGACCGAGTCGGCCATGTCCCGCATCGACACGAGCAGGCCGCATCCGGCCCGGGTGTACGACTGGTTCCTCGGCGGCAAGGACAACTACCCCGTCGACGAGGAACTCGGACGGCGGATCGCCGCGATGCAGGGGGACGCTCCACGCCACGCACGGGCCAACCGCCGGTTCATGGAGCGGGCCACGCGGGCGGTGGTCCGGGAATCGGGGATCCGGCAGTTCCTCGACGTCGGTTCCGGCATCCCGACCGAGCCCAATCTGCACCAGATCGCGCAGTCCGTCGTACCGGACGCACGGGTGGTGTACGTCGACAACGACCCGATCGTGCTCGCTCACGCCGAGGCCCTGCTGCGCGGCAATCCTGAGGGCGTGACCACGTATGTGCAGGCCGACGCGCGGGAGCCGGAGCGGATTCTCGAACAGGCCGCGTCCGTCCTCGACTTCGACCGGCCCGTCGCCCTGTCCCTGATCGCGCTGCTGCACTTCATCGCGGACGGCGACGGCGCCCACCGGCTCGTGGACACGTTGGTCGGCGCGCTGGCGCCGGGCAGCTGTCTGGTGCTGTCGGCGATGACGGCGGACTTCGATCCGGACAACGTCCGGCGGGGCATCGAGGCGTACACGGCGAGCGGGGTGACGCTCGTGGCCCGTTCACACGCCGAAGTGGGTCGGCTTTTCGGGGGACTTGAGCTGCTGGAGCCGGGGATCGTCTCCCTGTCGGACTGGCGGCCGACGGCGGGCGAGGACGCGGAGAACGCGGAGAAGGAACCCGTGTCGCTGTACGGCGCAGTCGGCTTCAAGCGCTGA
- a CDS encoding endonuclease, with protein sequence MSHAERVVRELVRAHGRTFAEEAGIPLKDTPQPLYRLLVLAHLLSARIRGSIAVDTARALYDAGLRDPRRMADADWQERVDALGRGGYRRYDERTATQLGDGAELLTDRWGGDLRRLRKEADGDVAELRGLLREFPGMGPAGADIFLREVQRVWPEVAPYLDGKALSGARRLGLPEDADRLAGLASDTEPAVLAAALVRAALDKEVAEDSLRRAA encoded by the coding sequence GTGAGCCACGCCGAGCGCGTCGTACGGGAACTCGTGCGCGCGCACGGGCGGACGTTCGCCGAGGAGGCGGGCATCCCGCTGAAGGACACCCCGCAGCCGCTGTACCGGCTGCTGGTGCTGGCGCATCTGCTCAGCGCCCGGATCCGGGGCTCGATCGCCGTCGACACCGCCCGGGCCCTGTACGACGCGGGGCTGCGCGATCCGCGCCGGATGGCGGACGCCGACTGGCAGGAGCGGGTGGACGCGCTGGGCCGGGGCGGCTACCGGCGCTACGACGAGCGCACTGCCACCCAACTGGGCGACGGAGCCGAGCTGTTGACCGACCGATGGGGCGGCGACCTGCGGCGGCTGCGCAAGGAGGCGGACGGCGACGTCGCCGAACTGCGCGGGCTGCTGCGGGAGTTCCCCGGCATGGGCCCGGCCGGCGCCGACATCTTCCTGCGCGAGGTCCAGCGGGTCTGGCCGGAAGTGGCGCCGTATCTGGACGGCAAGGCGCTCTCGGGCGCGCGGCGACTCGGCCTGCCCGAGGACGCCGACCGGCTGGCCGGCCTGGCCTCGGACACCGAACCGGCGGTGCTGGCCGCCGCGTTGGTGCGGGCCGCACTCGACAAGGAGGTGGCCGAAGACAGTCTCCGCCGGGCCGCATGA
- a CDS encoding DUF3140 domain-containing protein, protein MTDALELDTLWQDFHRVVNMTSQELAAWLRVSEADEETEPLPDQAGTPTGQHVLAILQKRRTDLTDDDIQVMYDVVDTVTDEADLENEPEPEQTRRRHQLMTIGHDPLRP, encoded by the coding sequence ATGACCGACGCCCTCGAACTCGACACGCTGTGGCAGGACTTCCACCGCGTGGTGAACATGACCTCGCAGGAGCTGGCCGCCTGGCTGCGGGTCAGTGAGGCGGACGAGGAGACCGAGCCGCTGCCGGACCAGGCGGGCACGCCGACCGGGCAGCATGTCCTCGCGATCCTCCAGAAGAGGCGTACGGACCTCACGGACGACGACATCCAGGTGATGTACGACGTCGTGGACACCGTCACCGACGAGGCGGACCTGGAGAACGAGCCCGAGCCCGAACAGACGCGCCGTCGCCATCAGTTGATGACGATCGGCCACGATCCGCTGAGGCCGTGA
- a CDS encoding Dps family protein, with amino-acid sequence MTVVKSTLPEPARRVAGEALQSTLVDLLGLSLIGKQAHWNIVGPRFRSIHLQLDDVVSVARSFADTVAERSAALGLPPDGRPETIAAAYTLPGPKEGWVRDTEVVQLVVDTLGAAIERLRERIGATAEPDPVTQDLLISITSELEKQRWMFDAENWPRDE; translated from the coding sequence ATGACTGTCGTCAAGAGCACGCTGCCCGAACCGGCCCGCCGGGTCGCCGGGGAGGCCCTGCAGAGCACTCTCGTCGATCTTCTCGGACTCTCACTGATCGGGAAGCAGGCGCACTGGAACATCGTGGGCCCGCGCTTCCGCTCGATCCATCTGCAGCTCGACGACGTGGTGTCGGTGGCCCGCTCGTTCGCCGACACGGTCGCGGAACGCTCCGCGGCGCTCGGCCTGCCGCCCGACGGCCGGCCCGAGACCATCGCCGCGGCCTACACGCTGCCCGGCCCCAAGGAGGGCTGGGTCCGCGACACGGAGGTCGTCCAGCTGGTCGTCGACACCCTGGGGGCGGCCATAGAGCGACTGCGCGAGCGCATCGGCGCGACCGCCGAGCCGGACCCGGTGACACAGGACCTGCTGATCTCCATCACGAGCGAGCTGGAGAAGCAGCGCTGGATGTTCGACGCCGAGAACTGGCCGCGCGACGAGTGA
- a CDS encoding lysophospholipase translates to MADDREHVIEGHRGTIVVREWPHPRPRCLVLVVHGYGEHVGRYAEVAEVLVGHGAAVFGPDHVGHGRSAGERVLIEDFEDVVAHVHAVAGLARDAHPGVPVVVIGHSMGGMIAARYAQLHGDGLAALVLSGPVIGDWELPRRLLALDEIPDTPISPAALSRDPGVGAAYAADPLVWHGPMKRPTLEAFTRMLDTVSAESKGGGIGQLPLLWLHGEDDRLVPLPGSRVGVEELRADGTTERIYPGARHEVFHETNKADVVADLLHFLDGVFTH, encoded by the coding sequence ATGGCCGACGACCGCGAGCACGTCATCGAGGGACACCGGGGAACGATCGTCGTACGCGAGTGGCCGCACCCCCGGCCCCGCTGTCTGGTGCTCGTGGTCCACGGCTACGGCGAGCATGTCGGCCGCTACGCCGAGGTGGCCGAGGTCCTGGTCGGGCATGGTGCGGCCGTGTTCGGGCCCGATCACGTCGGTCATGGCAGGTCGGCGGGTGAGCGCGTGCTGATCGAGGACTTCGAGGACGTGGTCGCCCATGTGCATGCGGTCGCGGGCCTGGCCCGGGACGCGCATCCGGGCGTGCCGGTCGTCGTGATCGGGCACTCCATGGGCGGCATGATCGCGGCCCGCTACGCACAGCTCCACGGCGACGGCCTCGCCGCCCTGGTGCTGTCCGGACCCGTGATCGGCGACTGGGAGCTGCCCCGCCGGCTGCTCGCCCTCGACGAGATCCCCGACACCCCCATCAGCCCGGCCGCGCTCTCCCGCGACCCCGGCGTGGGCGCGGCGTACGCGGCGGATCCGCTGGTCTGGCACGGGCCGATGAAGCGGCCGACGCTGGAGGCGTTCACCCGGATGCTGGACACCGTGTCCGCCGAGTCCAAGGGCGGCGGCATCGGGCAGCTGCCGCTGCTGTGGCTGCACGGCGAGGACGACCGGCTGGTCCCGCTCCCTGGCAGCCGCGTCGGCGTCGAGGAGCTACGCGCGGACGGGACGACCGAGCGGATCTACCCGGGGGCCCGGCACGAGGTGTTCCACGAGACGAACAAGGCGGATGTGGTCGCGGACCTGCTCCACTTCCTGGACGGCGTGTTCACCCACTGA
- a CDS encoding acetyl-CoA C-acyltransferase, producing MRPVHFAAARRTPLGKLRGALSSVRPDDLAATVIRSLVAEVPALDPARIDDVYWGAANQAGEDNRNVARMAALLAGLPESVPGATVNRLCASGLEAVTTAARTIAAGEADIVLAGGSESMSRAPFVLPRPDEALPHRIETADTRLGWRLVNPAMKELHGLLSMGETAEEVAERYGVPRERQDNFALRSHQRAADACKNGHFDDELLPVRRPDGVLVDSDECIREDTSYEKLSRLKPVFREGGTVTAGNASPMNDGAAGLLLVSEEALNELGLESLGRYVAGASAGVHPDVMGIGPVPATRKALARAEWTIGDIQEAEFNEAFAAQALACVDRLGIDPELVNPSGGAIALGHPLGCSGARILTTLLHRMRRTGAERGLATMCVGVGQGSAVLVERH from the coding sequence GTGCGTCCCGTCCACTTCGCGGCCGCCCGCCGCACCCCCCTCGGTAAACTGCGCGGAGCCCTGTCGTCGGTCCGCCCCGACGACCTCGCCGCGACCGTGATCCGGAGCCTCGTCGCGGAGGTGCCCGCGCTGGATCCGGCCCGGATCGACGACGTCTACTGGGGCGCCGCCAACCAGGCCGGCGAGGACAACCGGAACGTCGCCCGCATGGCCGCGCTGCTCGCCGGCCTGCCGGAGTCGGTGCCGGGCGCTACGGTCAACCGCCTGTGCGCCTCCGGCCTCGAAGCGGTCACCACGGCCGCCCGCACCATCGCGGCCGGCGAGGCCGACATCGTGCTCGCCGGCGGCTCCGAGTCGATGAGCCGCGCCCCCTTCGTCCTGCCCCGCCCCGACGAGGCGCTGCCCCACCGCATCGAGACCGCCGACACCCGCCTCGGCTGGCGCCTGGTCAACCCGGCGATGAAGGAACTGCACGGCCTGCTGTCCATGGGCGAGACGGCCGAGGAGGTCGCCGAGCGCTACGGCGTCCCGCGCGAGCGGCAGGACAACTTCGCGCTGCGCAGCCACCAACGCGCCGCCGATGCCTGCAAGAACGGCCACTTCGACGACGAACTGCTCCCGGTGCGGCGCCCCGACGGGGTGCTGGTCGACAGCGACGAGTGCATCCGCGAGGACACGTCGTACGAGAAGCTGTCCCGGCTGAAGCCGGTCTTCCGGGAGGGCGGCACGGTCACCGCGGGCAACGCCTCACCGATGAACGACGGCGCGGCCGGACTGCTCCTGGTCAGCGAAGAGGCACTCAACGAGCTCGGCCTGGAGTCCCTCGGCCGCTATGTCGCCGGCGCCTCGGCCGGCGTCCACCCCGACGTGATGGGCATCGGACCCGTCCCCGCCACCCGCAAGGCCCTCGCCCGCGCCGAGTGGACGATCGGCGACATCCAGGAGGCCGAGTTCAACGAGGCGTTCGCGGCGCAGGCCCTCGCGTGCGTGGACCGGCTCGGCATCGATCCCGAGCTGGTGAACCCCAGCGGAGGCGCGATCGCACTGGGCCATCCGCTGGGCTGCTCCGGCGCACGGATCCTCACGACGCTGCTGCACCGGATGCGGCGGACGGGGGCGGAGCGGGGCCTGGCGACCATGTGTGTGGGAGTGGGGCAGGGGAGTGCGGTGCTGGTGGAGAGGCACTGA
- a CDS encoding sulfite exporter TauE/SafE family protein: MDTMTLWHITGWEFAALAFAALLVGFSKTAVSGANTVSLAIFAAVLPARASTGVLLPILIAGDVLAVLTYRRHAHWPTLWRLFPAVAAGVVFGTLFLMWADDGIVRTSIGAILLLMAGVTVWRRRTAEQDAEPDSVTSRAGRVKARSYGVLGGFTTMVANAGGPVMSMYLLSAGFRKLGFLGTSAFFFLIVNVSKVPFSAGLGLIDGPSLLLDAALVVFVVPGALLGKWAVNRINQRLFEQLVIAATVVGGLQLLLR, translated from the coding sequence ATGGACACGATGACTCTCTGGCACATCACCGGTTGGGAGTTCGCCGCACTCGCCTTCGCGGCCCTGCTCGTCGGCTTCTCGAAGACGGCCGTGAGCGGCGCCAACACGGTCAGTCTCGCGATCTTCGCCGCTGTGCTCCCCGCCCGCGCCTCCACCGGCGTCCTGTTGCCGATCCTGATCGCCGGGGACGTGCTCGCCGTCCTCACCTACCGTCGGCACGCCCACTGGCCCACGCTGTGGCGGTTGTTTCCCGCGGTCGCGGCCGGTGTCGTCTTCGGCACGCTGTTCCTGATGTGGGCGGACGACGGGATCGTCCGGACCTCGATCGGCGCGATTCTGCTGCTGATGGCGGGCGTGACCGTGTGGCGCCGCCGTACCGCCGAGCAGGACGCGGAGCCGGACTCGGTCACCAGCCGGGCCGGCCGGGTCAAGGCCCGCTCGTACGGCGTCCTGGGCGGCTTCACCACGATGGTCGCCAACGCGGGCGGCCCGGTGATGTCGATGTACCTCCTGTCGGCCGGCTTCCGCAAGCTCGGCTTCCTGGGGACCTCCGCCTTCTTCTTCCTGATCGTCAACGTCTCCAAGGTGCCCTTCAGCGCCGGACTCGGCCTGATCGACGGTCCCTCGCTGCTGCTTGACGCGGCCCTCGTGGTGTTCGTCGTGCCCGGTGCGTTGCTCGGCAAATGGGCTGTGAACCGAATCAACCAGCGGCTGTTCGAGCAGCTGGTCATCGCGGCGACGGTCGTGGGCGGCCTCCAGCTACTCCTGCGCTGA
- a CDS encoding HAD-IIA family hydrolase yields MDSGRESVRGRGSAPGGKPVRGVLIDIDGVLTVSWEPLPGAVEALREIREAGLGVALVTNTTSRTRASIARTLADAGFPVSAEDILTAPAVTAAYLAEHCPGARCVLLNSGDIAEDLGGVTVVGVDVDEGEGEGDGSVPDVVVVGGAGPEFGYAALNRAFGHLQRGARLVAMHRNLYWRTEDGLQLDTGAFLVGLERAARVEAEITGKPSAAFFEAALAHVGVAADEALMVGDDVETDVLAAQRAEVRGVLVRTGKYLPETHRDASGTPDHVIGSFADLPALLRESRESAQE; encoded by the coding sequence ATGGACTCTGGCAGGGAATCCGTACGTGGACGGGGATCGGCACCTGGCGGGAAGCCCGTGCGTGGCGTCCTGATCGACATCGACGGGGTTCTCACCGTGTCGTGGGAGCCGTTGCCCGGTGCGGTCGAGGCGTTGCGGGAGATCCGCGAGGCCGGGCTCGGGGTCGCGCTGGTCACGAACACGACGTCGCGGACGCGGGCGTCGATCGCGCGGACGCTGGCGGACGCGGGGTTCCCGGTGTCCGCCGAGGACATCCTGACCGCGCCGGCCGTCACCGCCGCGTATCTCGCGGAGCACTGTCCGGGGGCACGGTGTGTCCTGCTGAACAGCGGCGACATCGCTGAGGATCTGGGCGGTGTCACCGTTGTCGGCGTGGACGTGGACGAGGGCGAGGGCGAGGGCGACGGCTCCGTGCCGGACGTCGTGGTCGTCGGGGGCGCCGGGCCCGAGTTCGGTTACGCGGCGCTCAACCGGGCCTTCGGGCATCTGCAGCGCGGGGCGCGGCTGGTGGCCATGCACCGGAACCTGTACTGGCGTACCGAGGACGGGTTGCAGCTGGACACCGGCGCGTTCCTGGTCGGTCTGGAGAGGGCGGCGCGGGTCGAGGCGGAGATCACGGGGAAACCGTCGGCCGCGTTCTTCGAGGCGGCGCTGGCCCATGTGGGGGTCGCCGCGGACGAGGCGCTGATGGTCGGGGACGACGTCGAGACCGATGTGCTGGCGGCGCAGCGGGCGGAGGTGCGGGGCGTGTTGGTCAGGACCGGGAAGTACCTGCCGGAGACTCATCGGGACGCGAGCGGCACGCCCGACCATGTGATCGGCTCCTTCGCCGATTTGCCCGCTCTGCTGCGGGAGTCGAGGGAGTCAGCGCAGGAGTAG
- the cobF gene encoding precorrin-6A synthase (deacetylating), producing MRKIHVIGIGAGDPEQLTLQAVRALRSTDVFFVLDKGEVKSDLTQVRRDMLDAHVPGGTYRVVEARDPERDRSAEGPAYSPAVADWRSARAGIYERLIAEELGEDETGAFLVWGDPALYDSTLGILEEVLGNGAVEFGYDVVPGISSVSALAARHRTGLNRIGRPVQITTGRRLAEGLPEGVDDVVVMLDAHQTFRQYADKDIDIYWGAYLGTPDEILDSGPIAEAAPRIERLRAEARERKGWIMDTYLLRRNPERASEPDPKQP from the coding sequence GTGCGAAAGATCCATGTCATCGGTATCGGCGCGGGCGACCCCGAGCAGCTGACCCTCCAGGCGGTCAGGGCGCTGCGGAGTACGGACGTGTTCTTCGTCCTCGACAAGGGCGAGGTGAAGTCGGACCTCACCCAGGTGCGCCGGGACATGCTGGACGCGCACGTGCCTGGGGGGACGTACCGGGTCGTCGAAGCCCGGGACCCCGAGCGGGACCGGTCCGCCGAGGGCCCCGCCTACTCCCCCGCCGTCGCGGACTGGCGCAGTGCGCGCGCCGGGATCTACGAGCGGCTGATCGCCGAGGAACTGGGCGAGGACGAGACCGGGGCGTTCCTGGTGTGGGGTGATCCCGCGCTGTACGACAGCACGCTCGGGATCCTGGAGGAGGTGCTGGGCAACGGGGCGGTGGAGTTCGGGTACGACGTCGTGCCCGGTATCAGCAGCGTCTCCGCGCTGGCCGCCCGGCATCGGACGGGGCTCAACCGCATCGGCCGGCCGGTGCAGATCACCACGGGGCGGCGCCTGGCCGAGGGGCTGCCCGAGGGCGTGGACGACGTGGTCGTGATGCTGGACGCCCACCAGACCTTCCGGCAGTACGCGGATAAGGACATCGACATCTACTGGGGCGCCTACCTCGGCACCCCGGACGAGATCCTCGACTCGGGCCCGATCGCCGAGGCCGCGCCCCGCATCGAGCGGCTGCGCGCCGAGGCCCGGGAGCGCAAGGGCTGGATCATGGACACGTATCTGCTGCGGCGGAATCCGGAGCGGGCTTCGGAGCCCGATCCGAAGCAGCCGTAG
- a CDS encoding DUF309 domain-containing protein: MGTTSSGRQTDARDRDHEGRARNARPRDGLGRPLPYGADGVDRQPEGVVRTPEQSVAEAQELLDAGKPFHAHEVFEDAWKSGPEEERALWRGLAQLAVGLTHSARGNVTGGARLLRRGAGAVEEWASGAGGPRPHGMDLAGLVAWARELAGVVEESGEAVDARGRAPRLRGRS; the protein is encoded by the coding sequence ATGGGCACCACATCGTCAGGACGGCAGACCGACGCACGGGACCGCGACCACGAAGGGCGGGCGCGTAACGCGCGCCCCCGGGACGGTCTCGGACGTCCGCTGCCGTACGGCGCGGACGGGGTCGACCGTCAGCCCGAGGGAGTGGTACGCACCCCGGAGCAGAGCGTCGCCGAGGCACAGGAGCTGCTGGACGCGGGGAAGCCGTTCCATGCGCACGAGGTCTTCGAGGATGCCTGGAAGTCGGGGCCGGAGGAGGAGCGGGCCCTGTGGCGCGGGCTGGCCCAGCTCGCGGTGGGGCTCACCCACTCGGCCCGGGGCAATGTGACGGGCGGGGCGAGGCTGCTGCGGCGGGGGGCCGGAGCCGTTGAGGAGTGGGCATCCGGTGCCGGAGGGCCGCGGCCGCACGGGATGGATCTCGCGGGGCTGGTCGCCTGGGCGCGGGAGCTGGCGGGGGTCGTGGAGGAGAGCGGCGAGGCCGTGGACGCGCGGGGGCGGGCGCCCAGGCTGCGCGGACGCTCGTAG